A genomic region of Bacteroidota bacterium contains the following coding sequences:
- a CDS encoding serine/threonine-protein kinase, with translation MNPERWSQIQALFDSALEQDPPKRITFLKAACKDDVALYNEVASLLASDQQINSLIDGQALDAVTVSDQMMSEARLESQLFGPYRLIKKLGQGGMGIVYLAERADGQFEQQVALKLIKRGMDSEQIVRRFLAERQILARLDHPNIARLLDGGMTEEGQPYFAMEYVEGIPLIPYCNAKKLSLPERLALFQQVCQTVQYAHNNLIVHRDLKPGNILISRDGRVKLLDFGIARMLTADDTDTPAPTVLTQVGQRVLTPEYAAPEQVTNQPITTQTDVYALGVILYELLTGLRPLKLTSHSPAEVEAIITTQEPAKPSVSVRNNERFEETHAITPEKAQKSLRGDLDTICLKALQKEPARRFGAAEELRQDIVRHLNGLPVTARPDAVSYRVSKFYGRHKAGVWATLLALLVMGTIATVYTIRLGEARTVAEMEASNAAQTAEFLKSLFEASNPLVAKGDTMNARHMLDAGATRIAEELADQPAVQASLLKVIGDAYNSLGLYPRAEKSYTEALTFTRGTQGAGSADEALLLKDLAGIRHSLSDFPTADSLEQLTLAIQKKLYGDEHPEIAATILNMASTQRSMGNYQTAVPLYEQAVAMNEKLLEKDDPELGWSINSLGWAYYNLGRYDDAIAAYNRAEDIQRMYLGADHPDLAATLNNYGGLLWTIGDYATGEPKVRESLAIRRGLYGESHPETMQSMNNLATLLFRKGEIDAAEPLYKQILETNTRLLGEKHRYVASTTSSLGAVMREKGRLDEAEALQLKALAIRTELFGDNHQQVAVSKSNLASVYQLQQRYTEAAAVYREALAFWRQQEKPPIVMAFALTGLGRVLTETRQTTEAEQMLQEALDLRMNFLGEDDLLIAEVQGALGRLAQIQGAPEKSTTLLKKALASFEANEKTTDRRALEIQAWLENDGQAD, from the coding sequence ATGAACCCGGAACGATGGTCACAAATCCAGGCCCTGTTTGATTCAGCGCTTGAACAGGACCCACCCAAACGCATCACTTTCCTTAAAGCAGCCTGTAAAGACGACGTTGCCCTGTATAACGAAGTAGCCTCTTTGCTGGCCTCCGACCAACAAATCAACAGCCTCATCGACGGGCAGGCACTCGATGCGGTTACCGTTTCTGATCAGATGATGAGCGAGGCCAGGCTTGAAAGCCAGCTTTTTGGTCCGTACCGGCTGATCAAGAAACTGGGCCAGGGCGGCATGGGCATCGTGTACCTTGCTGAACGCGCAGATGGGCAGTTTGAGCAACAGGTTGCCTTAAAGCTCATCAAGCGTGGCATGGACTCCGAACAAATCGTTCGCCGTTTTTTGGCAGAAAGACAGATTCTTGCGCGCCTCGATCACCCCAACATCGCACGTTTGTTGGATGGCGGCATGACGGAAGAAGGACAACCCTATTTTGCCATGGAGTACGTGGAAGGCATTCCACTTATCCCCTATTGCAACGCAAAAAAACTCAGTCTTCCAGAGCGGCTTGCGCTCTTCCAGCAGGTATGCCAGACCGTGCAATACGCACACAACAACCTGATTGTCCACCGGGACCTCAAACCCGGCAATATTCTAATCAGTCGCGATGGCCGGGTAAAACTCCTTGACTTCGGGATTGCGCGTATGCTTACTGCAGATGATACAGATACGCCGGCACCAACAGTCCTTACCCAGGTAGGCCAACGGGTCCTGACACCGGAATATGCTGCGCCGGAGCAAGTGACCAATCAGCCCATAACAACACAAACCGACGTTTATGCCCTTGGCGTAATCCTGTACGAATTGCTAACTGGCCTGCGCCCCCTGAAACTGACCAGCCACTCCCCCGCTGAAGTGGAGGCCATTATTACCACCCAGGAGCCAGCAAAACCAAGCGTGTCGGTGCGCAACAACGAACGTTTTGAAGAAACCCACGCGATCACGCCGGAAAAAGCACAAAAGAGCCTGCGCGGCGACCTCGATACCATTTGCCTGAAAGCTTTACAGAAAGAGCCTGCACGACGCTTTGGCGCAGCAGAAGAACTCAGGCAAGATATTGTTCGGCATCTCAACGGGTTGCCTGTCACCGCAAGACCAGACGCCGTTTCCTATCGCGTAAGCAAGTTTTATGGCCGACATAAAGCCGGCGTATGGGCAACGTTGCTCGCGTTACTTGTCATGGGAACCATTGCTACCGTTTACACCATTCGCCTCGGTGAAGCACGCACTGTTGCAGAAATGGAAGCATCCAATGCTGCACAGACGGCAGAATTTCTCAAAAGCCTTTTTGAAGCGTCCAATCCGCTTGTGGCAAAAGGCGACACAATGAACGCGCGGCACATGCTCGATGCCGGCGCCACACGCATTGCAGAGGAATTAGCTGACCAGCCGGCGGTACAGGCATCCCTCCTGAAGGTAATTGGCGACGCCTACAACAGCCTCGGCTTATACCCACGCGCAGAGAAGAGCTATACAGAGGCCCTTACCTTCACTCGTGGTACGCAGGGTGCCGGCTCAGCGGATGAAGCACTATTGTTGAAAGACCTGGCAGGTATTCGACATTCGCTGAGCGATTTTCCTACAGCCGATTCGCTCGAGCAGCTTACCCTTGCTATTCAGAAAAAACTGTATGGCGATGAGCACCCCGAAATAGCAGCAACGATATTGAACATGGCCAGCACCCAGCGCTCGATGGGCAACTATCAAACAGCAGTCCCACTCTACGAGCAGGCTGTTGCAATGAATGAAAAACTACTCGAGAAAGACGACCCCGAGTTGGGTTGGAGCATCAACAGCCTCGGCTGGGCTTATTATAATCTTGGGCGCTACGACGACGCCATTGCAGCTTATAATCGCGCTGAAGACATCCAGCGTATGTATCTCGGCGCCGACCATCCCGACCTTGCCGCCACACTCAACAATTATGGTGGCTTGTTGTGGACCATCGGTGATTATGCAACCGGCGAACCCAAAGTGCGCGAATCCCTCGCTATCCGACGCGGTTTGTATGGAGAATCGCATCCAGAAACCATGCAAAGCATGAACAACCTGGCTACACTGCTCTTCCGCAAAGGGGAGATCGATGCAGCTGAACCACTCTATAAACAGATCCTTGAAACCAATACCCGGCTGCTGGGCGAAAAACACCGATACGTGGCGTCTACCACGAGTAGCCTGGGGGCAGTAATGCGCGAAAAAGGCCGGCTAGACGAAGCCGAAGCACTCCAGCTAAAAGCCCTCGCCATCCGTACCGAATTGTTTGGTGACAATCACCAGCAAGTAGCTGTCTCAAAAAGCAACCTCGCCAGCGTGTACCAACTACAGCAGCGATACACAGAAGCAGCTGCGGTGTACCGCGAAGCACTCGCCTTCTGGCGGCAACAGGAAAAACCACCTATTGTCATGGCATTTGCCCTTACCGGGCTGGGCCGCGTGCTCACTGAAACAAGACAAACAACGGAAGCAGAACAGATGCTTCAGGAAGCCCTCGACTTGAGGATGAATTTTTTGGGTGAAGATGACCTGCTCATTGCAGAAGTTCAGGGTGCGCTAGGCCGCCTCGCGCAAATCCAGGGCGCACCAGAAAAATCAACAACCTTGCTAAAGAAGGCCCTCGCTTCGTTTGAAGCCAATGAAAAGACAACAGACCGCCGCGCACTGGAAATTCAAGCCTGGCTTGAGAACGATGGACAAGCAGATTAA